The following is a genomic window from Taeniopygia guttata chromosome 11, bTaeGut7.mat, whole genome shotgun sequence.
tGCAAGGAATGGGATACAGCAGGGAATGGAGAACTGCAGGGAATGGGGAACTACAGGGAATGGAGAACTGCAGGAAATGTGCTGTGCAGGGAATGGGGAACTGCAGGGAATGTGCTGTGCAGGGAATGGGCACTGTAGGGTTTGGATACAGCAGGGAATGGAGAACTGCAGGGAATGGGGAACTGCAGGGAATGTGCTGTGCAGGGAATGGGCACTGCACAGGACAGGTGCAATGCACGTAGACGGGTGTCCTGTGGCAGGATTGGGTGCCCCGAGGTCAGGTCCCAAGAAGGCTGGGTGCCCAGGAGGGCTGGGTGCCCACAGAgcctgctgcccagggcagggtaTCCCCAGGGCATGGGTGTCCAAGGGATGGGGTGCCTAGGGAATGGGGTATCCAAGGGAGGGGATGTCCAGGGCATGGTGTGCCCAGTGGGAAGGGGCAACCAGGGGATGAGTGCCCAGAGGATGGTGGCATGGTGTGCCCAGGAGATGGGTACCCAAGGCATGGTGTGCCCAGTGGGAAGGGCATCCAGGGGATGGGTGCCCAAGGCATGGTGTGTCCAGGGGATGAGTGCCCAGGGGATGGGTGCCCAGGAGATGAGTGCCCAGGGGATGGGTGCCCAGGGCACGGTGCTGTCCCCACTCACCGCCATGCTGTGTGACAGCTGCTCGGCCGTCAGGCTCAGGGTGTAGTGCTGGGCCTCCAGCCGCCGGCACTGTGTCTGCAGCACCTGGCGCTCCAGGTTTTGCTCTGCAACATCCGAAGGACAAGGGCTGAGCACTGGCTCCTCGGGCTCTTTGCAGCACCCATGGagggtgccagccctgctctaGGCTCTGCCCAGCCAGCAGTGATTGCCcccagcatcccagagcattcccaaccctggcactgcctgtgggCAACCTTTAGGTCCCACTGGGAGGACACTGGGCAGCTGAATACACTGATTTTTCCATGCATACATAAATTTTTGCCAAAACAACAACAGTGCCTGTTGATTTcaagctgctcctgcactgctggagACCCCTCAGTGcttccccagcccatcccagcaggaACCACTGACACCTCCCAATGCACAAATTGGCATTTTACCCTCCCTGCACCCCTTCCTTACCTTCTATATGTTCCTGGTAAGCTTCAAAAATTGCCTCGATCCCTTGCCACTTGGGCCTGGGGTaatcttcctcctcttcctcctcttcctcctcctcctcctcgtcctcggAGGCGGAGTCGCGGGGCAGGGGGGGCAGCGGCCGGAGCCCCTCGGCGGTGCCGTTGTGCGGGGGCAGGCGGGCGGACGCCTGCAGCTCGGGGATGTTGTAGTGGATGGACGTGTCCAGTTTGTGGTTCTGCTCCGCCGTCCCCCCTGTGGGCAGCCACAGTCAGCCCCTGCCCGCTCCCCACGGCCCCTCTCAAGGCATTCATTCCGCCCATCCCAAATTTTCGGGGGATTACGGGTGGGGTTTTATCGTTCCCAGTGCGCTGgagtggttttatttatttcaatcaCTCAACTGAGTGAGTTTGGAGGCTTTGGAGCTGGATTATCCCTCATTTTTAGCTTCAGCAAGGAGCTCATGGGATGTTCCAGCGTTGAGGTTGCCAGTGCCAAACCCTGGTGGGGGGGACAAGGGGGTGATATCCCAGTACCCAAGCAGCTTCCTGCATCCCTGCTTCTTTTTCTGGACATCAGGGAGAATTTTTTGATTGGCAGGGTTGTTGAACACTGGAAGGAGCTGCCCtgagaggtggtggagtccccatccctggaggggttCAAGGAGGGCTTGATGTGGCACTCAGTTCAGAATCTTACTCTCCTGGATTCTTAAGTACTTTAGATTTGTAAGTTAGGCCTGTAAGGAAGTTATTGTTTTGTGGTATAGTATATTCTATATGATCCCTTGCTAAATTAAGTTGTCAATTAAGTTTAAATGCTGTTAAGTTTAAGTTAAGTGCTGTTGGGCTTTTAAATAGAACCTGTTGACCAAGTCCAGGCTCAGTTTAGCACAGAAATCTACTCTGAACTTGTGACTCAACACGAGGGTCTTCCATATTCCTTTTTGTCCTTACCCCTTCCTATCCTTTTGTTTCCCTCTCCTCTAGCCTCCACAGAgattatttggggtttatttaccgactttgcatttttctttcctttccctcagaGTGCTTTAACCACCTAATGAACAGGAGAGAGCACCTTGCCAACCAACTTTGTTGTGACATTATTTTCACACTAAACCCGGTTTTGCCGATACTTTCTCTGGCGATTCTTTAAGCGACTTTCAAACAGTAATTCCCAACAACTTCCCCTTACCTTTGTGCTTCTGCAGCGCCTTCTGCGTGGACTGCAGCACCGACTCGTGGAACTGGTGGGCAAACTCCTCGGCAATGAAGGGCTCCCAGGGCTTGCTCTTGCCGTTCATGCTGTGGGACAGCGGCACCGGGATGTCCTTGGGGAGGGGACCCCTGACGTAGCTGAGGATGCTCAGAGCTTTCTTCCCGGGGTGCCCGTCGCTCAGCCGGGGCTTCTCCGGCGCCGTGCCCGACTCCTTGGGCCTCGGTGGCTCCTGGGGCCTCAGCTGGTCCAACCTGGAGCCTTCCGCCGCCTTCGGCACCTCCGGCACGGAGACGGCGATGCCCACGGGTTtatccagctccagcaggagcgGCGGCACCGGAGGCTCtttgggaagaggaggagcagtTGGCTGCAGCCAGGACTCCGTGCAGCCCTCCAGGCAAAGCTGTGCCCCTCAACCCAAGAGCTGGGGAAGGACTTGGGGCACTTACCAGTGCTGGGGGCACCGGGGCTGTCCCGCGGGGAGCTCTTCACCACCACGGCGGCCGGCGTGGTCTTCTGCTTCATGGCCTGCAGCATCTCCACCAGCTTCTCCTTGTCTGCGGCATGGGAAGCTGAGGTTTAGTGTAGCCTCTGCTCAGCAGAGCAAGCTCGGGGCCCCAGGCAGATCCCCCGTGGCACCCCCGAGCCCCAGCGTGCGCGGGCCGTGGCTGTTACCTTTCCTCTTCTCGGCGCTGATGTGCGTGAGGTTGAAGATGGTGAGGAAGCGCTTCTTCTCCTCGAAGTTGGGGCTGTTGTTCATCTCGTCGGGGCTGTAGCGGGTGGACAGCGGCGGGCGCGGGGAGGGCGTGCGGCGCTTGTTCTGCACCGTGGGCGGAGAGGGGCTCCGCTCCCGCAGCATCCGCCGGCGCTTGCGCCGCTTCTGGCTCAGCAGTtcctccttctgctgctgcGTGGTGAGGCCGAAGAGCTGCAGGAACTCCAGCTTCTGGGGCGACCAGGgcgagcagagcagagcagggtcatccctcatcctcatcttcatccccaTGCTCATCCTCATGGCCACtgtcatcctcatcctcattcCTATTCCCATCCTCATGCCCACGCTCATCCTTGTTACAATCTTCATCTCCATTCcccttcccatccccattctcatacccattccccttcccatccccattcTCATACCCATTccccttcctcatcctcattTTCATTCCGTCTCCTATCCccatcctcatcttcatcccaCCCCCGttcccattccagtgcccatcCTTACTgccatccccatttccccatctccatccccacccTCATCATCCCCATCTCTAACCCCCTGGTGCCTCTGCACACATGTGGGGATGGTGGCTGCACTGGGAACTGGTGTGAAGGAGGGGCTGCTCCCCccggggacagggaggggacagggaggggacagggggtgcCACCAGTACCTCTGAGGACGTGTCCAGCTTCAGCGGGGGCTGCTCAGCCACGCAGCGGAGATGGGCCCGCACCTCCTCCTCGTCGCTGTCGTCACAGGAGTCATCCAGGTCGTAGTAGtaccctggggatggggagaggcTGGTGTGAGGCTGGGAACACCTTGGGGACCTGCTGGGACCCTGGGGAATCTTCTGGGACACACAGGAACCCCAGTGGGGATGGGAGCACAGCAGGTAGGATGTCAGAGGGGAGTGATGTGGGGGGTGTGACCCAAAGGAGCCCTGTCCCTTTTCCACCAGCTGTGGGAACCTCGGAGGGCATCACCCATCACTCTGGGATGAGTGGCAGGGGGTCAGTGTgacacaggctggggacaccgTGGCGGAGCCCCCATCCCACCGGAGTGGGGACAGCAATTCCAACCCCTCCCAgctctccatctcctcctcacCGCTACTCTCATCCCCTCTCCAGCAACCCCATCAATATTTAAAACCCTCTTATTAGCTCCAGTTCATCATTTATTCATCGGGCGCGTCTGGAGCGCAGGGTTTACCAAACCCGCTGGGATGTGGGAACGTCGGCATTCCCGGGAGACCCCCGGTGCCGGGGAGGGGGAGATCCCCTCACCTTTCTCACGggcctcccgccgccgccgctcctcCAGGTCCAGTTTGCTGACCAGCCTGCGGTGCTGCTGCACGAACTCGTCGTAGATGTACATGGGGTCCTGggcgcggggctgggggggccgGTAGGGCGAGCTGGGCTTGGTGCTCTCGGGGAAGGCGGTGCCCGGGGCTCGCTGCTGGCTCAGGATGCTCTGAGTGGACTtttccagctcagccaggaaGGGGGTGTGGGTGAAGGCCCCGTGCTCCGGGACACCGGGCTCCCGTCCCGGGGGGTATTtctccagagcatccctcttCCTCGGGCCCTCCTCCAGCTTCTCCGGGCAGAAAACCCTCTCCACCTTCACCACAGGGAAGTTCTGGCGGCCGGGCTCGAAGGGCGCTGGGTGGCTGTGGAGGGCGTGGGGCTCGGGGAGGCGCCGGGGAGGGTCGGGGGGGCTCTCCATCAGCGAGACGGGGTTCCAGAGGGACGTGGTGACGGGGTggtgctggggtttgggggagatgAGGGGTGGGGGCCCGCCAAagtgctgccctggctcccgGCTGCTGGGCTCGTGGCGGCTCGATCCCAACCTGCGGGGAGAGGAGAGCACCGCAGAGGtgaggggctggcactgccagcggGGAGCTGGCAGCGCTTCAACcccaggggattttggggagaaacgCGCCTGTTAGGAACACCCAGAGGGGTTTGTGCACGTGGGGATGCCACACTTGTCCCCTCCGTGCCACAAACCTGAGGGATGGGGGCAGAGTTAAAGCTGTGCATGGGCAGGTTGGGCATGGATGTGGCTGACTGGGCTGGAGACCCCAGCCTTGACCCCTGCGTGGGGACAAGCGAGCCACCAGTCCTGCCACAGCCCCGTGGCGAGGGCAGCACCCCGGCGCAGCCCTGCTCTGACAGCAGGAGCCGGAGCCAGCCTGTTTGCAGGATAAATATTTCATGTGCCCAAGCTGTGCATTTAACACTTTTCCGCTCCAGCGCCCCGGAGCTCCGCGCACGGAGCAGCGAGTTCAGCTCAGCGCCGCCACGGCGTCACCAGCGGCGGGGAGCACCGCCTGCCCCTCGGGATCATCCCTCTCCCACCCCGCTGGATGCAGGGAAAGGATGGGATGGAATATCCCTGGCTGCAGGTGTCTGGGGGTGACCTTGCTGTCTCCTCTCCGCTTTGGGGTGGGAGGAGCGGATGAAGGGAGCCTGCGGCGGGCGCTCGCCTTTGTGCCGCCCCGTGATCCGCTCTCCTTATTATCCTCGATGAGCCGCGCTAATCCCCTGGATACCCAAAAATAACAAAGGGAGCAGGCGGCAGAGCTGGCTGGATGAGCCTGCAGCGCTTAAGCGCTCAGCCACGGGGGTGAGCAAGGCCTGTCAATCAATCCGGGGCTGTGGGCACGCTCTGCTGCCCACCAAACTGCCCAGGCTCGGCGCAGGTGCCCCCCAAACGAGGCatccacagcccagccccactgcacGGGAGGGGGAGCTGCAATTAGCGGTGCTGGTGGCTGGGCAGCACCTGGCCACTCGCTGCTGGCCCCCGGCCACCTCCCGGGCTCGGCGCCACGCCTGCTGCCGCGCAGATGTCGGGCACCGGGAACGCCTGGCGCTGCCAGCACAGCCGGCCTGGCTGGCACCGTGTGGCAGGAACCCACTGGCACCATGGCTTCGGCTCATGGGATGTGTGAGAGGCAGGGCCGAGGGGTGGTGGATGCCTAACAGGGGGCAGAGCTGGGTAATGGGATGGACATAGCCACAGGTTGGGGGGAAATCCTTTAAATCATCCTATCATGGCATCATTAAAGATCATCctattccaccccctgccatggacagggacaccttccacaagaccagattgctccaagccccgtccaacctggctttggacacttccagggatccaggggcagccacagcttctctggagaacctgtgccaggacctgcccaccctcccagcgAAGAAGgtcttcccaatatcccataTAACCCTGCCCTCTTTGTATACAGAGACATTCCTCCGTCCTATCATCCCTttcccttgtccaaagtccctctccagctgaaGATACGGATATTCCAGCAAGGACAGCAGTGACATGGGAAAACACAGCTCAGTTTTGGGGGaaagctccatccctggagcgGCGCTGGCAGCGTCCCTACCTGGGGTGCTCGGGCCGGTGCTCGGGCTCAGCCTGGCTCGGGGCACGCCCTATGTCcaggtgctgctccagcacttGCTGCCGGAACTCCGAGACTTGGGATTGCCGATCCTCCTTCTCCTGGCGCAGCCGGCGCTGCCGGGCCAGCCACTTCTCCTCCTCGTTGGTGCGGTGGATGAGCAGCGCCGTGGCCGCGCTGCTCCCGGGCAGGGGGAACACGCTGTGGttggggatgaggctgggcaCGGGGTGGTGGGAGCCCGGTGGCGGGTGCAGAGGGTGCTGGATGGGCTTCGGCGTGGGCAGCACCGAGTCCTTGAGTTTGTCTGCGGTGGAAAAGGGGTGATGGAGAGTCAGGCTGTGG
Proteins encoded in this region:
- the GSE1 gene encoding genetic suppressor element 1 isoform X3, which translates into the protein MFGLKPPLYYLPGMSHEPKSPSLGMLSTATRTTATVSPLTPSPLNGSIVPNGSPAASSTLSVQAAPSSSFAAALRKLAKQAEEPRGSSLSSESSPVSSPATNHSSPASTPKRGPMGPIIVPPGGHSVPSTPPVVTIAPTKTVNGVWRSEGRQQEAGSRGSSSSAGRERLISEPPLVQEKAGGPTVPSHLLGTPYSFGLPPSSVVQDSRFPPLNLQRPVHHVVPPSAVTEDYLRSFRPYHTAEDLRMSSLPPLGLDPATAAAYYHPSYLTHHPFPHPAFRMDESYCLSALRSPFYPLPAPGSLPPLHPSAMHLHLSGVRYPPELSHSSLSALQSERISSLAAERLQMDEELRQREREREKEREREADREREKEREREREREKELEREREKERERELERQRERAREKELSMVKAMEGPFLPVAELHGLRGHPAEERGKPAEPLAPSRADKLKDSVLPTPKPIQHPLHPPPGSHHPVPSLIPNHSVFPLPGSSAATALLIHRTNEEEKWLARQRRLRQEKEDRQSQVSEFRQQVLEQHLDIGRAPSQAEPEHRPEHPRLGSSRHEPSSREPGQHFGGPPPLISPKPQHHPVTTSLWNPVSLMESPPDPPRRLPEPHALHSHPAPFEPGRQNFPVVKVERVFCPEKLEEGPRKRDALEKYPPGREPGVPEHGAFTHTPFLAELEKSTQSILSQQRAPGTAFPESTKPSSPYRPPQPRAQDPMYIYDEFVQQHRRLVSKLDLEERRRREAREKGYYYDLDDSCDDSDEEEVRAHLRCVAEQPPLKLDTSSEKLEFLQLFGLTTQQQKEELLSQKRRKRRRMLRERSPSPPTVQNKRRTPSPRPPLSTRYSPDEMNNSPNFEEKKRFLTIFNLTHISAEKRKDKEKLVEMLQAMKQKTTPAAVVVKSSPRDSPGAPSTEPPVPPLLLELDKPVGIAVSVPEVPKAAEGSRLDQLRPQEPPRPKESGTAPEKPRLSDGHPGKKALSILSYVRGPLPKDIPVPLSHSMNGKSKPWEPFIAEEFAHQFHESVLQSTQKALQKHKGGTAEQNHKLDTSIHYNIPELQASARLPPHNGTAEGLRPLPPLPRDSASEDEEEEEEEEEEEEDYPRPKWQGIEAIFEAYQEHIEEQNLERQVLQTQCRRLEAQHYTLSLTAEQLSHSMAELRSQKQKMVSERERLQAELDHLRKCLALPAMQWSRGYFKGYPR